From Ramlibacter tataouinensis, the proteins below share one genomic window:
- the rsmB gene encoding 16S rRNA (cytosine(967)-C(5))-methyltransferase RsmB produces the protein MVQTPSSLPLWRLLQAASQVVAAVRAGQSATPALDRLAPAARPGAQALAFHALRHLGRAEALRRQLARRPPPAGADALLCTALALCWRDEEAPFEAFTLVDQAVEAAKRGDARGQASFINACLRRFLRERAALTAASERDPVAVWNHPKWWIDLLRQDHPSQWQRIIDANNARAPMTLRVNLRRTSREDYLRSLQAQGIVASAVGEHGVILAQPRGVHEVPGFDEGLVSVQDAAAQLAAPLLLRELAPAGRSLRILDACAAPGGKTAHLLELADADVTALDISPERCERIGQTLARLQLRAQVIAADAGQPHAWWDGQLFDAILLDAPCSASGIVRRHPDVRWLRRASDIGQLAAIQARLLATLWPLLAPGGRLLYCTCSVFRAEGNGQLETFLAHNKEALLRPAPGQLLPESGDMDNGLRDNRGSDHDGFYYALLEKAA, from the coding sequence ATGGTGCAGACACCTTCTTCCCTGCCGCTCTGGCGGCTCCTGCAGGCCGCCTCGCAAGTGGTGGCGGCGGTGCGCGCCGGACAGTCGGCCACCCCGGCCCTCGACCGCCTGGCGCCCGCAGCACGGCCCGGTGCGCAAGCGCTCGCTTTTCATGCACTGCGCCACCTGGGCCGGGCCGAGGCCCTGCGCCGTCAGCTGGCCCGCCGGCCGCCGCCGGCCGGCGCGGATGCGCTGCTCTGCACCGCGCTGGCCCTGTGCTGGCGCGACGAGGAGGCGCCGTTCGAGGCCTTCACGCTGGTGGACCAGGCGGTGGAGGCGGCCAAGCGCGGCGACGCGCGCGGCCAGGCCAGCTTCATCAATGCCTGCCTGCGCCGCTTCCTGCGCGAGCGCGCCGCCCTGACGGCGGCGAGCGAGCGCGATCCGGTGGCCGTCTGGAACCACCCGAAGTGGTGGATCGACCTGCTGCGCCAGGACCACCCGTCGCAGTGGCAGCGCATCATCGACGCCAACAACGCGCGCGCGCCCATGACGCTGCGCGTCAACCTGCGCCGCACCAGCCGGGAGGACTACCTGCGGTCGCTGCAAGCGCAGGGCATCGTCGCCAGTGCGGTGGGCGAGCACGGCGTGATCCTCGCGCAGCCGCGCGGCGTGCACGAGGTCCCCGGCTTCGACGAGGGCCTGGTGTCGGTTCAGGATGCCGCCGCCCAGCTCGCCGCGCCCCTGCTGCTGCGCGAACTGGCGCCGGCGGGCCGGTCGCTGCGCATCCTCGATGCCTGCGCCGCCCCGGGCGGCAAGACCGCGCACCTGCTCGAACTGGCCGACGCCGACGTGACGGCACTGGACATCTCGCCCGAACGCTGCGAGCGGATCGGGCAAACACTGGCGCGACTGCAGCTGCGCGCGCAAGTCATCGCTGCCGATGCCGGCCAGCCGCACGCCTGGTGGGACGGGCAGCTGTTCGACGCCATCTTGCTGGATGCGCCCTGCAGTGCGTCGGGCATCGTGCGCCGCCACCCCGACGTGCGCTGGCTGCGCCGGGCCAGCGACATCGGGCAACTGGCGGCGATCCAGGCGCGCTTGCTGGCCACGCTGTGGCCGCTGCTGGCTCCCGGCGGACGGCTTCTGTACTGCACCTGTTCGGTGTTCCGCGCCGAGGGAAATGGCCAGCTTGAAACGTTTCTTGCGCACAACAAAGAGGCGCTTTTGCGGCCTGCGCCCGGCCAATTGCTGCCCGAATCCGGGGATATGGACAATGGCCTCCGGGACAATCGGGGAAGTGATCACGACGGTTTCTATTACGCGCTGCTGGAAAAAGCCGCTTGA
- a CDS encoding DUF4390 domain-containing protein, which produces MCLALLLAGAARAESSGAEIAHLRLDRTEDGLLLSANVQFELPQAVDDALQKGIPMYFVAEAVLLRDRWYWYDKQVATATRHMRLSYQPLTRRWRLVVSPTQIGSSGLALGQNFDTRDEALALVQRISHWKIADASEVDPDARYNVDFRFRLDVSQLPRPFQIGAVGQSDWTIVASRNQRLALETPR; this is translated from the coding sequence ATGTGCCTGGCCCTGCTGCTGGCAGGCGCGGCGCGGGCCGAAAGTTCGGGCGCCGAAATCGCGCACCTGCGCCTGGATCGCACCGAAGACGGGCTGCTGCTGTCGGCCAATGTCCAGTTCGAGCTGCCGCAGGCCGTCGACGATGCCCTGCAGAAGGGCATCCCCATGTACTTCGTGGCCGAGGCCGTGCTGCTGCGCGACCGCTGGTACTGGTACGACAAGCAGGTGGCGACCGCCACGCGCCACATGCGGCTGTCCTACCAGCCGCTGACGCGCCGCTGGCGCCTGGTCGTCTCGCCCACGCAGATCGGCAGCTCCGGGCTGGCGCTGGGTCAGAACTTCGACACGCGCGACGAGGCGCTCGCCCTGGTGCAGCGGATCTCGCACTGGAAGATCGCCGATGCGTCCGAGGTCGACCCGGACGCGCGCTACAACGTGGATTTCCGCTTCCGGCTCGACGTGTCGCAGCTGCCGCGCCCCTTCCAGATCGGCGCCGTCGGCCAGTCGGACTGGACCATCGTGGCCTCGCGCAACCAGCGCCTGGCCCTCGAAACCCCGCGGTGA